A DNA window from Acidobacteriota bacterium contains the following coding sequences:
- a CDS encoding DegT/DnrJ/EryC1/StrS family aminotransferase has product MPPALAEHSAASIPFLDLKAQFGKIRDELLEAVTRVLESQHFILGPEVDALEHEVAEYAGVEFAIGCASGSDALLLAQMAIGIEPDDEIITSPFTFGATAGSIARLKARPVFVDIHPDTFNLDERQLEAAITRRSRAIMPVHLFGLPAMMDGVLEIARRYHLVVIEDAAQAIGSRWKEKDIGSLGTCGCFSFFPSKNLGGAGDGGMITTNDPHLAQRLRILRVHGAPDKYRYELLGINSRIDAMQAAILRVKLHYLNSWTASRRRNAETYHELFAEYHLSERVALPFAPETSFHVYNQFSIRAPHRDELQEYLRIWGIATEVYYPSPLHVEPAFAYLGYRIGDFPNAELACHEVLSLPIYPELTLDQQRRIVATIARFYQHWN; this is encoded by the coding sequence GTGCCGCCAGCCCTTGCTGAACATTCGGCCGCAAGCATTCCATTTCTGGATCTCAAGGCACAGTTCGGAAAGATCCGCGATGAGCTTCTAGAGGCAGTTACTCGGGTTCTTGAATCTCAACATTTTATTCTTGGCCCTGAAGTCGATGCTTTGGAACACGAAGTAGCCGAGTATGCAGGGGTAGAGTTTGCGATCGGGTGCGCGTCTGGATCCGATGCGCTTCTGCTGGCCCAAATGGCGATTGGCATTGAACCGGATGATGAGATTATTACCTCACCATTTACCTTTGGCGCGACAGCGGGTTCCATTGCGCGGTTGAAGGCTCGTCCAGTGTTTGTGGACATCCATCCGGACACATTCAACCTTGATGAGCGGCAACTCGAGGCAGCGATTACACGGCGCAGCCGCGCTATTATGCCGGTACATCTGTTTGGTTTGCCAGCCATGATGGATGGCGTTCTGGAGATCGCTCGCAGATACCATCTTGTCGTGATTGAAGATGCAGCACAGGCAATCGGCTCACGCTGGAAGGAGAAAGACATCGGAAGTCTAGGGACTTGCGGCTGCTTTAGTTTTTTCCCTTCTAAAAATCTGGGCGGGGCGGGCGACGGTGGCATGATCACCACGAATGATCCTCACCTTGCACAGCGTCTGCGCATACTACGGGTCCACGGGGCCCCTGACAAATACCGATATGAGTTGTTGGGGATCAACAGCCGAATCGACGCCATGCAGGCGGCAATCCTGAGAGTAAAACTCCACTATCTGAACAGTTGGACAGCGAGCCGCCGACGAAACGCTGAGACGTACCACGAACTATTCGCGGAATATCATCTGTCGGAACGAGTGGCGCTACCGTTTGCGCCGGAAACCAGTTTTCATGTGTACAACCAATTTTCGATTCGCGCTCCGCACCGAGATGAATTGCAGGAATATCTTCGCATCTGGGGAATTGCGACCGAGGTCTATTATCCTAGCCCGCTTCATGTCGAGCCGGCGTTTGCATACCTGGGCTACCGCATCGGCGATTTTCCGAATGCCGAGTTGGCGTGTCACGAAGTGCTTTCACTCCCGATTTACCCCGAATTGACGCTCGACCAGCAGCGCCGGATCGTTGCGACAATAGCGCGTTTCTACCAGCATTGGAATTAA
- a CDS encoding Crp/Fnr family transcriptional regulator, translating to MLKALGTQEYSENRLLRSLSAEERVRLCSSIKRVTLALGQVVYECGERIDYVYFPTTCVVSLLYTTRDGATAEIALTGNDGIIGVALFLGGGNIPHRAVAQIGGHALKMPARVLQEEFMRGGPLQHILLRYTQALITQISQTAVCNRLHPLEQRLCRWLLLCHDRLDGSEILMTQEFIANMLGGRRESVTVAAGRLQDAGLIHYSRGHIRVLDREGLETMACECYKIVSDELNRLVGAPQRNEIKKKALYREADGEAL from the coding sequence ATGCTCAAAGCCTTGGGGACACAAGAGTATTCCGAAAACCGTCTTTTACGGTCTCTCTCTGCGGAAGAGCGCGTTCGCCTTTGTTCGAGTATAAAACGCGTCACTCTTGCCCTTGGACAGGTGGTATATGAATGCGGTGAACGAATAGATTATGTCTATTTTCCTACGACTTGTGTTGTGTCACTTCTCTACACGACACGCGACGGCGCGACGGCCGAAATTGCTCTCACGGGGAATGATGGAATTATCGGCGTCGCCTTGTTTCTCGGAGGCGGCAATATTCCACATCGGGCCGTGGCGCAGATTGGCGGACACGCTCTGAAAATGCCAGCCAGGGTACTGCAAGAGGAGTTCATGCGTGGCGGTCCACTCCAGCACATCCTGCTGCGCTACACGCAGGCGCTTATTACACAGATTTCACAAACGGCTGTCTGCAACCGTCTCCACCCGCTGGAACAGCGGCTATGCCGATGGCTGCTTTTGTGCCATGACCGATTGGACGGCTCCGAAATTCTGATGACGCAAGAGTTTATTGCCAACATGCTGGGCGGCAGGCGAGAGAGCGTAACCGTAGCGGCTGGACGCCTGCAAGACGCAGGCCTAATTCATTATTCCCGAGGACATATTAGAGTTCTTGATCGGGAGGGCTTGGAAACTATGGCTTGTGAATGCTACAAGATCGTCAGCGACGAGTTGAATCGATTGGTTGGTGCACCTCAACGAAACGAGATCAAGAAGAAGGCACTCTACAGAGAAGCCGATGGAGAAGCACTCTAA
- a CDS encoding UpxY family transcription antiterminator, producing METIDIGRNIDGPRWYAAYTLPRHEKAVAGRLTQQKVESYLPLYSAVRSWNHRRIEVELPLFPGYVFVKMRLADRARVLSRPGIIRLVSFNGNPAVLPDEEMKRLQLSLVLWKAKPYPFLIAGKQVRIKSGPFAGLEGRILRRKGAMRLLITLDLIQSAMLLELDAAEAQLAG from the coding sequence ATGGAAACAATAGACATCGGAAGAAATATTGATGGGCCACGCTGGTATGCAGCCTATACGTTGCCGAGGCACGAAAAAGCTGTCGCAGGTCGGCTTACCCAGCAAAAAGTAGAGTCGTACCTGCCTCTCTACTCTGCCGTGCGCAGTTGGAATCATCGCAGAATCGAAGTCGAGCTTCCTCTATTTCCCGGATATGTATTCGTCAAGATGCGTCTCGCAGATAGGGCTCGCGTACTCTCACGCCCCGGAATCATCCGTCTCGTGAGCTTTAATGGCAACCCTGCCGTGCTACCCGACGAGGAAATGAAAAGGCTACAGTTATCGTTGGTGCTTTGGAAGGCAAAGCCCTATCCATTCTTAATTGCCGGTAAGCAAGTACGGATCAAGTCTGGACCTTTTGCGGGGTTGGAGGGCCGAATCCTTCGCCGGAAGGGCGCCATGCGACTGCTTATCACTTTGGATCTTATCCAAAGTGCAATGCTCCTTGAGCTGGATGCTGCCGAAGCGCAGTTAGCCGGCTGA
- a CDS encoding nucleotide sugar dehydrogenase, whose protein sequence is MQTAISTRPSLPRSATLLKEEAVARFRSKTANIGVIGLGYVGLPLSLLFSEEGFRVTGFDIDSSKIDMLTSSRSYICRIPETEIALARDQGFQATTDFRRISEMDAIVICVPTPLTEYHEPDLSFVTETAKSIAPHLKAGQLVVLESTTYPGTTDQVVLPLLENGNPLKLSVSHNNSQAESVFFLAFSPEREDPGNNTIARSDIPKIVGGVDGYASEIATALYSSIFRRAISVSSPTVAEMTKLLENIYRCVNIALVNELKLLCLRMDIDIWEVIAAAATKPFGFKPFYPGPGLGGHCIPVDPFYLSWKAREFDFATRFIELAGEINMAMPYHIVEFIAEALNARRKALRGSKILILGVSYKKDIDDLRESPAITIIEALRKQGALVYYNDPYFPKIGKGRKYNLQMQCVPLEALGQYDCVVIVTDHSDYDYQQIVEEAQLIVDTRNATVGICSPRIVRC, encoded by the coding sequence ATGCAAACTGCTATATCAACACGTCCATCCCTTCCACGAAGTGCAACGCTCTTGAAAGAAGAGGCTGTCGCCCGGTTCAGGTCGAAAACGGCAAACATAGGCGTGATTGGATTGGGATATGTTGGCCTTCCTCTATCACTATTGTTTAGTGAAGAAGGATTTCGGGTGACGGGGTTTGACATCGATAGCTCCAAGATCGACATGCTTACTTCTTCACGGTCCTACATCTGTCGCATTCCCGAAACTGAGATAGCTCTTGCCAGAGATCAAGGATTTCAAGCAACTACAGATTTCAGGCGCATCTCTGAGATGGATGCCATCGTGATCTGTGTGCCGACGCCTTTAACTGAATATCACGAACCTGATCTTAGCTTCGTAACCGAGACCGCGAAATCGATAGCGCCGCACCTGAAAGCCGGTCAACTCGTCGTGCTCGAGAGCACGACGTACCCTGGGACGACGGATCAGGTGGTGCTGCCATTGCTGGAGAATGGAAATCCACTGAAGCTATCGGTTTCGCATAACAATTCTCAAGCCGAAAGCGTTTTCTTCCTGGCGTTTTCTCCAGAGCGCGAAGACCCGGGAAATAACACCATCGCACGCAGCGATATTCCAAAGATAGTCGGGGGTGTCGATGGTTATGCCAGCGAAATTGCAACAGCGCTTTATTCATCGATTTTCCGCCGGGCGATATCGGTATCAAGCCCGACTGTCGCAGAGATGACAAAACTGCTCGAGAATATCTACCGTTGCGTAAACATTGCGCTGGTTAATGAATTGAAACTACTCTGCCTGCGAATGGATATTGACATTTGGGAGGTCATTGCAGCCGCGGCAACTAAACCATTCGGATTCAAGCCCTTCTATCCTGGGCCAGGTCTGGGTGGACACTGCATTCCCGTGGATCCTTTCTATCTTTCATGGAAAGCCAGGGAATTTGATTTCGCTACGCGCTTTATCGAACTCGCTGGCGAAATCAACATGGCCATGCCTTACCACATCGTCGAATTCATAGCGGAGGCCCTGAACGCTCGAAGAAAGGCGCTAAGGGGTTCAAAGATCCTAATACTGGGAGTTTCCTATAAGAAGGATATCGATGACCTCCGGGAATCGCCGGCGATCACGATCATCGAGGCCCTGCGGAAGCAAGGCGCGTTGGTCTATTACAACGATCCCTATTTTCCAAAGATAGGAAAGGGGCGCAAGTACAATCTCCAAATGCAATGCGTGCCGCTGGAGGCTCTCGGCCAATACGACTGCGTTGTTATCGTCACGGATCATTCCGATTACGACTACCAGCAGATCGTCGAGGAAGCCCAACTAATCGTCGACACACGCAACGCAACGGTTGGGATCTGTTCACCACGAATAGTTAGGTGCTAG
- a CDS encoding alpha-galactosidase yields MFQPFARAALFLTFLPITALSQTATFDASSRIFRIDSPTTTYVFGINERSELQPLYWGSALAATDKFAPARAIHELTAHESTESESPQEFGGWGQGLDYEPALKVTFPDGNRDLVLHYVSHTITESGVDIVVKDIDRDVLVTLHYSIDAVSGILARSATITNRTPQKLTVEQAAAATWNLPRGTDYNLRYLTGRWSGEWQLQSRAITTGSTVLESRAGATSHKENPWFAISNASSTSEESGDVWFGELGWSGSWRIVVEQDSMQQVRITGGYNPFDFSYVLAPGESLETPVFYAGHTSGGYGEASRLLHRFQLGSILPGHPAPKARPVLYNSWEATTFDVTEAGQIALAEKAASLGVERFVMDDGWFGQRKDDHAGLGDWYVNKQKFPHGLKPLIDRVHALNMDFGIWVEPEMVNKDSDLYRAHPDWILHFNGRPQTEGRNQLVLNLALPEVRAYIFHVLDDLVTNNDIAFLKWDYNRPWSEPGWPQAATEDQKKVYVAFVDNLYSILHDLRAKHPKLEIESCSSGGGRVDLGILRYTEEVWTSDNTDAFDRLTIQNGFTQAYTPGVMMAWVTDVPSDGKHRAESLDYRFLASMQGGLGVGANLNRWTPDDFALAKKMVAEYKKIRETVQHGNLYRLVSPANGSPYSSSMNVSRNKKQAVLFAYLHASQFRYPYPRLFLQGLDPNAEYTIKAISGTTIAGTPTTASGSFWMHHGIDISLSGDYQAAAFVFTSK; encoded by the coding sequence ATGTTCCAACCATTTGCTCGAGCAGCGCTCTTCCTTACATTTCTGCCCATCACGGCCCTCTCACAAACAGCAACATTCGATGCTTCATCCAGGATATTCCGCATTGACAGCCCCACGACAACGTATGTTTTCGGCATCAATGAGCGCAGCGAACTTCAACCCCTGTACTGGGGTTCAGCCCTGGCCGCGACAGACAAGTTTGCACCGGCGCGCGCCATCCATGAACTCACCGCTCATGAATCTACCGAGAGCGAATCGCCACAGGAGTTCGGCGGGTGGGGACAGGGGCTTGATTACGAGCCTGCTCTTAAGGTCACATTCCCCGATGGCAACCGCGACCTCGTTCTGCACTATGTCTCACACACCATAACGGAATCAGGCGTCGATATTGTGGTCAAGGACATCGACCGCGACGTCCTCGTAACGCTTCATTACAGCATCGATGCAGTCAGCGGTATCCTCGCCCGTTCTGCAACCATCACCAACCGCACGCCGCAAAAGCTGACCGTCGAACAGGCGGCCGCGGCAACGTGGAATCTTCCTCGCGGCACAGACTATAACCTCCGCTATCTCACAGGCCGCTGGTCAGGAGAGTGGCAGCTTCAGTCCCGCGCCATCACAACTGGCTCAACTGTTCTTGAGAGTCGTGCAGGGGCGACCTCACACAAGGAGAACCCATGGTTCGCCATCTCCAACGCTTCTTCCACAAGCGAAGAGTCCGGGGACGTCTGGTTCGGCGAACTTGGCTGGTCGGGTTCCTGGCGCATCGTCGTCGAGCAGGACAGCATGCAGCAGGTACGCATCACCGGCGGCTACAACCCGTTCGACTTCAGTTACGTTCTCGCCCCCGGCGAATCGCTGGAGACACCCGTCTTTTATGCTGGGCATACGAGCGGCGGCTATGGTGAAGCCTCGCGCCTGCTGCATCGTTTTCAACTCGGAAGTATTCTTCCCGGACACCCAGCACCAAAGGCGCGTCCGGTCCTTTATAACTCCTGGGAAGCAACGACCTTCGATGTCACAGAGGCAGGACAGATTGCGCTTGCAGAAAAGGCGGCGTCCCTGGGAGTAGAACGTTTCGTCATGGATGACGGATGGTTCGGCCAACGCAAAGACGACCATGCCGGGCTTGGCGATTGGTACGTCAATAAGCAGAAGTTTCCACATGGGCTGAAGCCGCTGATCGACCGTGTTCACGCGTTGAATATGGACTTCGGCATCTGGGTTGAACCGGAGATGGTGAATAAAGACAGCGATCTCTATCGCGCCCATCCCGATTGGATCCTTCACTTCAATGGGCGCCCGCAGACCGAGGGACGAAATCAGCTTGTGCTCAACCTTGCCTTGCCTGAAGTGCGCGCTTACATCTTTCACGTTCTCGACGATCTTGTTACGAATAACGACATCGCCTTCCTGAAGTGGGACTACAACAGACCCTGGTCTGAGCCAGGCTGGCCCCAGGCCGCAACCGAAGACCAGAAAAAAGTTTATGTTGCCTTTGTAGACAACCTCTATTCCATCCTTCACGACCTGCGCGCGAAGCACCCAAAGCTTGAGATTGAGTCGTGCTCTTCAGGAGGAGGCAGGGTTGATCTCGGCATCCTGCGTTATACCGAAGAAGTCTGGACCTCGGATAACACCGATGCGTTCGATCGCCTGACGATACAGAACGGCTTCACCCAGGCGTACACGCCGGGCGTCATGATGGCCTGGGTGACGGACGTCCCGTCTGACGGCAAGCATCGCGCGGAGTCGCTTGATTACCGTTTCCTCGCTTCCATGCAGGGGGGCCTCGGCGTCGGAGCGAATCTCAACCGGTGGACACCGGACGACTTTGCCCTGGCCAAAAAAATGGTTGCGGAGTACAAGAAGATTCGCGAAACAGTGCAGCATGGAAACCTCTACCGCCTTGTCTCGCCAGCGAATGGAAGCCCGTACTCGTCAAGCATGAATGTCTCACGCAATAAGAAGCAGGCTGTGCTCTTTGCTTATCTCCATGCCAGCCAATTCCGTTACCCCTACCCGCGCCTCTTTCTTCAGGGTCTCGATCCAAATGCCGAATACACAATCAAAGCCATCTCCGGTACAACAATCGCGGGCACTCCCACCACGGCAAGCGGTAGCTTTTGGATGCACCACGGAATTGACATCAGCCTGAGCGGTGACTATCAAGCAGCTGCATTTGTGTTTACTTCTAAATGA
- a CDS encoding cytosine permease yields the protein MKPALPNYVTRAVPVAQANRVPWYKSTFPTYAGIFLWVGFYLQIAGTTLRFGSIGVCIAGLIVAALLCFVLFYYAPASLGRKTGLPLYVVATSTFGTTGGYIIPGLLMGLLQLGWVAVIGSVAADFIMKGIHQTSHGLFIAIAIVWIYGLGWIAIKGIHHVARVAKILNWVPLIMIVVVFLHNSAGISNYRPSDSQPMTAFVNMLTVVIGYFATAGAAGTDFGMSNRSDKDIALGGIFGIVFGAVIAGGLPLLSVAGYLGSGGGPGSFDYTATVASVGALAPLMFLLFALASFVPTCFSSFIASNSFATMIPQVSRKTSTLVGLTISVVMAVTGVANNLVGFFGIVGASFAPICGAMAADYLLAGRKWSGPVAGINWAGCIAWLIGFLVGVADKITIIPASWVKMDNPASFYSFAVAFAIYLLLRPVTRKNANATQVI from the coding sequence ATGAAGCCTGCCCTCCCAAACTATGTCACGCGCGCTGTGCCGGTCGCTCAAGCCAATCGTGTCCCTTGGTATAAGAGCACCTTTCCCACATATGCCGGAATCTTTCTCTGGGTCGGCTTCTATCTTCAGATAGCCGGGACGACGCTACGGTTCGGCAGCATTGGAGTTTGCATTGCAGGATTAATCGTTGCGGCATTGCTTTGTTTTGTGCTCTTCTACTATGCTCCCGCCTCGCTCGGCAGAAAAACTGGACTGCCGCTCTATGTCGTCGCCACATCGACGTTCGGAACAACAGGCGGATATATTATCCCAGGACTTCTAATGGGTTTGCTGCAACTCGGATGGGTTGCTGTCATTGGCTCCGTCGCGGCAGATTTCATCATGAAAGGAATTCATCAGACGTCTCACGGGTTGTTTATCGCAATCGCGATTGTGTGGATCTATGGCCTGGGATGGATCGCCATCAAGGGCATCCATCATGTTGCTCGGGTGGCGAAGATTCTGAACTGGGTTCCGCTGATTATGATTGTCGTCGTATTCCTGCATAACAGCGCGGGTATATCGAACTATCGGCCTTCAGATTCACAACCGATGACCGCATTTGTGAATATGCTCACCGTCGTCATCGGATACTTTGCGACAGCAGGAGCGGCCGGCACAGACTTTGGGATGAGCAATCGCAGCGACAAGGATATTGCCTTGGGGGGGATCTTCGGCATTGTGTTTGGAGCCGTGATAGCCGGTGGACTTCCCTTGCTTTCTGTAGCCGGATACCTCGGGAGCGGAGGCGGCCCAGGCAGCTTTGACTACACCGCAACGGTAGCCAGCGTGGGTGCGCTCGCGCCGCTCATGTTCCTGCTGTTCGCGCTCGCTTCGTTTGTTCCCACCTGCTTCTCGTCCTTTATTGCGTCAAATAGCTTTGCAACGATGATTCCGCAGGTATCGAGAAAGACCTCGACGCTTGTGGGTCTGACCATCAGCGTCGTAATGGCGGTAACTGGAGTGGCCAATAACCTGGTTGGCTTCTTCGGAATCGTCGGGGCATCGTTCGCTCCAATCTGTGGAGCCATGGCTGCTGACTATCTGCTTGCGGGAAGAAAATGGAGTGGCCCTGTTGCAGGAATTAACTGGGCCGGTTGCATCGCGTGGCTCATCGGCTTTCTGGTCGGAGTCGCCGACAAGATCACCATTATTCCCGCAAGCTGGGTCAAGATGGATAACCCCGCGAGCTTCTACTCCTTCGCGGTCGCTTTCGCTATTTATCTCCTGCTTCGACCGGTCACCAGAAAGAACGCCAACGCCACACAAGTCATCTAG
- a CDS encoding amidohydrolase family protein, whose amino-acid sequence MTKRIDTHAHLGECCVFGLLSTEEEMLRRMDECKIDATIVQPYPGAKEAKKTHDQIADLCARHPGRFFGLASLSPHNEGVVYEREVERCVKELNFVGVKLHTIGHAVNPLSDDGDRVFAAAHEFGVPAMVHTGPGVPFALPSLCIPAAKKYPGLNIILAHAGFAVFSAEAQVAASVCGNMFLETSWCIGEDIRWMINTIGADRVMMGADLPSNVPVEVAKYKALDLEPEIYDKVMGLTAIDVFKLKW is encoded by the coding sequence ATGACAAAGAGAATTGATACACACGCTCACCTCGGCGAATGCTGCGTCTTTGGTTTATTGAGCACAGAGGAAGAGATGCTTCGGCGTATGGACGAGTGCAAGATCGACGCTACGATCGTGCAGCCGTATCCTGGAGCGAAAGAGGCCAAGAAGACTCATGACCAGATTGCGGATCTGTGTGCAAGGCATCCGGGGCGCTTCTTCGGGCTGGCAAGTTTGAGTCCGCACAACGAAGGTGTTGTTTATGAGCGCGAGGTGGAGCGCTGCGTCAAGGAACTTAACTTCGTCGGCGTCAAGCTGCATACCATCGGCCACGCCGTCAATCCTCTTTCTGACGATGGAGATCGCGTCTTCGCCGCGGCGCATGAGTTCGGGGTCCCCGCAATGGTGCACACCGGCCCTGGCGTTCCCTTCGCCCTGCCATCACTCTGCATTCCGGCGGCAAAGAAATACCCTGGACTGAACATCATTCTTGCACACGCGGGGTTTGCTGTGTTCTCAGCCGAGGCACAGGTTGCAGCCTCCGTCTGCGGCAATATGTTTCTGGAAACGTCATGGTGCATCGGCGAAGACATCCGGTGGATGATCAATACGATCGGTGCTGATCGCGTCATGATGGGGGCCGATCTTCCCAGCAATGTCCCCGTTGAAGTAGCCAAATATAAAGCGCTCGATCTTGAGCCCGAGATCTACGACAAGGTCATGGGTCTGACCGCAATTGATGTCTTCAAGCTGAAATGGTGA
- a CDS encoding cupin domain-containing protein encodes MRNTPFFLLATFVVSTILVPAPLKAQNSLEQRIGHTDPSKYKRSRSHNSAGDMACELLVPPSALDINLNFMHRCQIMPGGGVGHHFHNSTEEMFIVFDGQAEFTIDGRTSVLSGTVGAPVRMGHSHAIYNPSDKPVEFMNINVASIKGHYDAFNLDDARVGVAKDAIPTFMTMHLDRKLLAPVSNYRGGTGTVQYRRALTPDVFLTNWAYVDHLLIPAGASEGTHFHRGVEEIYYVLNGEGTVRVGDETAAIHKGDAVPIRYNEPHSFLGSGTGGLELMIVGISTQKNALDTELGANAR; translated from the coding sequence ATGCGAAATACACCGTTCTTTCTTCTTGCCACGTTCGTCGTCTCAACGATCCTCGTACCTGCTCCCTTGAAAGCCCAGAACAGTCTCGAACAACGGATAGGTCATACCGATCCGAGCAAGTACAAGCGGAGCCGCTCGCATAACAGCGCGGGAGACATGGCTTGCGAGCTGCTGGTGCCGCCGTCCGCTCTCGACATTAATCTCAACTTTATGCACCGGTGCCAGATCATGCCGGGCGGCGGCGTCGGACACCACTTCCACAATTCGACTGAAGAGATGTTCATCGTCTTCGACGGTCAGGCGGAGTTCACCATCGACGGCCGGACTTCTGTGCTCAGCGGAACGGTGGGCGCGCCCGTCCGCATGGGGCATTCTCACGCAATCTACAATCCCTCCGACAAGCCTGTTGAGTTTATGAACATCAACGTCGCCTCCATCAAGGGGCACTACGACGCATTCAATCTTGACGATGCACGCGTTGGAGTGGCGAAGGATGCTATCCCCACTTTCATGACGATGCACCTTGACCGCAAACTGCTGGCTCCTGTTTCGAACTATCGCGGCGGCACGGGAACCGTTCAGTACAGGCGCGCATTGACGCCTGATGTTTTTCTCACGAACTGGGCCTACGTCGACCATCTGCTTATCCCTGCCGGAGCTTCAGAAGGAACGCATTTCCACCGTGGTGTTGAGGAGATCTACTACGTTCTGAATGGTGAAGGCACCGTAAGGGTTGGTGACGAGACAGCAGCCATTCACAAAGGCGACGCCGTGCCGATCCGCTATAACGAGCCGCACTCCTTTCTTGGAAGCGGCACTGGCGGCCTGGAACTGATGATCGTCGGGATTTCAACGCAGAAGAATGCGCTCGATACAGAACTAGGCGCGAACGCGCGGTAG
- a CDS encoding SDR family oxidoreductase: MKVQLDGQVAIVTGAATGIGEAIARRLAHEGATVVIADRNLSGAERVAAAIGDGAFAAEVDVSDVASIQSAVASVVARTGRIDILVNNAGISGPAAPVWEQTYEDWQRNIAINLTGVFAFCRTVVPHMRAQKYGRIVNIASIAGKEGNPNMTPYSATKGGVIALTKSLGKELATEGICVNAVSPAVVKTEILEQLTPEQVAYMTEKIPMKRTGRPEEVAAVVYFLSSPECSFVTGQCYDVSGGRATY, from the coding sequence ATGAAGGTTCAGCTCGATGGCCAGGTAGCGATCGTTACAGGGGCGGCAACAGGGATCGGCGAAGCGATTGCGCGCCGTCTTGCGCATGAGGGTGCAACTGTCGTGATTGCCGACAGAAATCTGTCCGGAGCGGAGCGAGTAGCTGCGGCGATTGGCGACGGCGCGTTTGCGGCAGAGGTGGATGTGTCCGATGTAGCTTCGATTCAGAGCGCAGTCGCGTCTGTCGTTGCTCGCACAGGAAGGATCGACATCCTCGTCAACAATGCAGGAATTTCAGGGCCTGCGGCACCTGTATGGGAACAGACATACGAGGACTGGCAGCGGAACATCGCCATCAACCTGACAGGAGTCTTTGCTTTTTGCCGCACGGTGGTGCCTCATATGCGGGCGCAAAAGTATGGCCGGATCGTCAACATTGCTTCCATTGCCGGAAAAGAGGGGAACCCGAACATGACACCCTATTCGGCAACGAAGGGAGGAGTGATCGCGCTGACAAAGTCGCTGGGAAAAGAGCTGGCAACGGAGGGAATCTGCGTCAATGCAGTCTCCCCTGCAGTTGTAAAGACGGAGATTCTGGAACAGCTGACTCCGGAACAGGTCGCGTACATGACAGAGAAAATCCCGATGAAACGCACCGGACGTCCCGAGGAGGTAGCTGCTGTCGTCTATTTCCTCTCGAGCCCTGAATGCTCTTTTGTCACTGGCCAGTGCTACGACGTAAGTGGAGGCCGAGCAACATATTGA
- a CDS encoding IclR family transcriptional regulator — protein MAKRRTSSLKTEAPKDSRVRTGKPGRPAKSKTGGDKNAGGRDQYFSRAVGKALEVLELLQGESGPMTINEVSQRIQLSKTSAFRLLKTLQALGSVTMDGRGQYKLASGIHAVTPTQWLSKLLRTANPHLRALSSELGETVSLAALFDNRIEVVDVIESTHVIRMSNVIGHILPPNASSLGKAITAFQPPAIREKLLRSFGTYSFTKHTITDQKDLNQEYEQIQLNKFAVDREECAYDGICFCVPVFGNNGNVSAAISMSMPKTRLRDREHEEQIITLLREASAELSAGLQNV, from the coding sequence ATGGCAAAACGCAGAACCTCCTCGCTAAAAACTGAAGCACCGAAAGACTCCCGCGTCAGAACCGGAAAGCCTGGGCGGCCAGCGAAGTCCAAGACCGGCGGCGATAAGAATGCCGGCGGCCGCGATCAGTATTTTTCACGTGCTGTAGGTAAAGCCCTGGAGGTACTGGAGCTGCTGCAAGGTGAGTCCGGCCCGATGACGATCAATGAGGTCTCACAGCGGATTCAGCTCTCGAAGACCTCGGCGTTCAGGCTGCTGAAGACGCTTCAGGCCCTCGGATCAGTCACCATGGACGGCCGCGGTCAGTACAAACTCGCCTCTGGGATCCATGCAGTGACACCGACACAGTGGCTCAGCAAGCTGTTGCGCACGGCAAATCCTCACCTGCGGGCGCTTAGCAGCGAGCTTGGCGAAACGGTCAGCCTCGCGGCGCTCTTCGACAATCGCATCGAGGTCGTCGATGTCATCGAGAGCACGCATGTCATCCGCATGAGCAATGTCATCGGGCACATTCTTCCCCCCAATGCCAGTTCTCTGGGAAAGGCCATTACTGCATTTCAGCCGCCCGCTATACGCGAAAAGCTGCTTCGCAGCTTCGGAACATACAGCTTCACCAAGCACACGATCACCGACCAGAAAGACCTGAACCAGGAGTACGAACAGATACAGCTCAACAAATTCGCCGTCGACCGTGAAGAGTGCGCCTATGACGGAATTTGTTTTTGTGTTCCTGTTTTCGGCAACAACGGGAACGTCTCTGCCGCGATCAGCATGTCGATGCCGAAGACCCGCCTGCGCGACCGCGAGCACGAAGAGCAGATCATAACGCTCTTGCGAGAGGCTTCGGCGGAACTGTCTGCCGGCCTCCAGAACGTTTGA